The genomic interval GCCCTCGTCCTCTTCGTCCGCCTCGTCGTCCGGCGTCGCCGTGAGCCGGGCCGTCCGGTCGCCGATGGCGTCCGCCAGGGAGGCCATGGAGCGGTTGGCGGCGGCCGTCACCGCCTGGCGTCCCGCGTCGAGGACCTCGCCGCGCAACTGCTCCTGCAACTCGGCGACTTGCGGGACTTCACCGAGCCTGCGCATTCCTTCGGCCGCCAGCTGGCGGGGTTCGAGTCCGAACCGGCGCCCCGCCAGATAGGTCGCGACGCTCAGCGCGACCCGGCCCTTCTTCGTCCGGCCCAGCACATATCCGCCCACTACCGCGGCCGCGAGCGTCACCTTTGCCTGATCATCCATGTCTGTCACCTTCTGTCGTCGGTGTCCGGCCGGCCTGTGTTGCGTACAGCCGGTCGAGCAGCCTTTCTTCCTGCGCCTCGAACTCCTCCAGCCCGATGTGCCCCTCGTCGAGCTCCTGGTTGAGGGCCGCCAGCTGCGCGCGGATCACCCCGGGGTCGTAGAGTTCGCGCTCGGCGGCGTCCTGCAACCGCTCCGCGACCCACACCACGCCCCGGGCGGGTGCCAGGGGGAGCATGAGCAGTCCGGAGATCAGCCCCATCGTCAGCCTCCACCGACCGGCGCGGGCGGCCTCGTGGTCCCGGCGTCGACGAAGCTGTAGCAGGGCAGCGGCCCCGCGAGGCGGAGCTCGACGTGGTCGCGGTGGGCCGCCGCGAAACGCTCGGCCGTTGCACGGAAGCGGTCGCTGTCCGCCCGCGCCACGAGGAACGACACGTTGAGCGCGCAGCCGGGAACCTCGGGGCCCCCGGCCGTCGCCCGGGCCATCGGGGCCAGATCGCGCAGCGCCCGCCGTCCCGCCTCGCCCGCCCGGCGTGCCAGGGCGGACGCTACGGCCGCCCCCAGCCGCACATTGGCCTCGTACCCGGGCCGCCGACGGGTTTCCTCGCGCAGCCGCCGTACGGTGGCGTCCCCCGCCACCAGTGCGGCGAGGGAGTCGTGGGCCGGCAGGGCCTTCACGTTCATCTCGATGTGCCCGGCGACCCGGTCCAGAGCGGTGAGGTGGCCCGCCTCCGCCCCGGCCAGCTGGGCGCGCAGCGCATCCTCGTCCGGTGCGACCATGCCGAAGCGCATCGGCAGGACTGGTCCGCTGTCCGCCAGACGCGTCAGGAGTTCCTGGTGAGCCAGCAGATCACGCCGCCGGGCCCGCAACTGCGCGGGGGCGGCGCTGACGACGGCGGCCACCGGGCCCACTGCGACCGTCCGCAGCGGGGCGGGCGGGCTGCCGACGCCTCCGGACTTCCCGGGCAGCGGCGTTCCGGCCCGGACGACCGCGTACACGTACAGCCCCGTTCCGGCGGCCTGGCCCGTCCCCGGGCCGTCCACGCGCACGTCAGGCCTCTGCCCTGCGGCGACGGCTCGTGCCACCGCTGCCGCTGCTGCGGACGGGGGCGCGACGCTTCTTCGGGCGCGCCGGTCGTTCCTCCGCCTCTTCCTCGTCGTAATCGTCGTACTCGTCGTCATCGTCGCGGCCGCCGGCCCCGACCGCCTTGCGCACGGTGTCGCCGACGGACTCCGCGGCCTTGCGCACCTTCCGCTTGCCGATGGAGCGGGCGGCGGAGCCGCCGAGCAGCTCGGGGACGGTGGTGCTGCCGGAGTCACGTTCGAGGTCGAGACGGTTGCACGCCTCGGCGAAGCGCAGGTAGGTGTCGACACTCGCCACGACTATGCGCGCGTCGATCTTGAGGATCTCGATGCCGACCAGGGAGACGCGTACGAATACGTCGATCACCATGCCCCGGTCGAGAATGAGCTCCAGCACGTCGTAGAGCGTGCCGGCGCGGGGCGGGCACGGAGCGGCGCCGTCGACGTAGGTCGTGGTCGTCATGGGGGGGGTCCTTCCAGCTGTCGGACGAAGTGGGGTCACTCGTCGGCGGCACCGCGCCGGTAGCGGCGAACCCGGGTGTACTCCACGAGTTCGCAGGCGCCGTCGAGCCGCACCTCGTACGAGGCGAGGAGACTGGTCGTGTCCGGGATGCGGGGCACTTCGAGGACGTCCACGACGACGCACCAGCCGTCGTCGTCGGATCGTCGGATCGCGGAGACGCCCTCGGCCGGGTGGCTGATCAGCGATTCCAGGCTCTGACAGGCGGCGCG from Streptomyces sp. CA-278952 carries:
- a CDS encoding gas vesicle protein GvpG; the protein is MGLISGLLMLPLAPARGVVWVAERLQDAAERELYDPGVIRAQLAALNQELDEGHIGLEEFEAQEERLLDRLYATQAGRTPTTEGDRHG
- a CDS encoding GvpL/GvpF family gas vesicle protein — protein: MRVDGPGTGQAAGTGLYVYAVVRAGTPLPGKSGGVGSPPAPLRTVAVGPVAAVVSAAPAQLRARRRDLLAHQELLTRLADSGPVLPMRFGMVAPDEDALRAQLAGAEAGHLTALDRVAGHIEMNVKALPAHDSLAALVAGDATVRRLREETRRRPGYEANVRLGAAVASALARRAGEAGRRALRDLAPMARATAGGPEVPGCALNVSFLVARADSDRFRATAERFAAAHRDHVELRLAGPLPCYSFVDAGTTRPPAPVGGG
- the gvpJ gene encoding gas vesicle protein GvpJ, producing MTTTTYVDGAAPCPPRAGTLYDVLELILDRGMVIDVFVRVSLVGIEILKIDARIVVASVDTYLRFAEACNRLDLERDSGSTTVPELLGGSAARSIGKRKVRKAAESVGDTVRKAVGAGGRDDDDEYDDYDEEEAEERPARPKKRRAPVRSSGSGGTSRRRRAEA
- a CDS encoding gas vesicle protein GvpO, which encodes MAEQRSARAERSSPGTRKKSSARKGPEHAARAACQSLESLISHPAEGVSAIRRSDDDGWCVVVDVLEVPRIPDTTSLLASYEVRLDGACELVEYTRVRRYRRGAADE